AGATGTTCATGATAAGGAGAATAtaaaaagagaaattgatcttatttctcaatgatggaaggacttatagattagctgatactgatgtattaaataagtctatcagagaacttcaacatattcactatcttctggaagtaaaatctgatgttacaagaagatggtcagaatacattttgaaggctataagagatctattcagaatctctggtacaaagacttcgcattacagtccaatgattactgaaggtgatggaagagaaattcctatgctgaagaattctactaaggtggaagttattctgaaaggaagatgcttatgttataatgaaaactcttcacatcctaaggttatcagacttggtgatggacttgaaagaacatccattcaagctctcagaacagccatttatcaaattggtgatagtaaggaagaagaactgatgcaggtcaaagcacagttagctgaagttctgaagaaagctgaagataatctgataaatgattttgttaagaatcattatgaattcaggttgattcagtgatgttggtaaagctggatgttttgtaagttataattaatagtcttattaaactcttattgcatttgaacttaaatgtttttgacatcatcaaatctattaacttgtatattcttgcataatttacaagttgggggagattgttggatatatttgagatgtcatgtctaatatgtttcatgtttagttttcagatcttaactaacaggaaatatcggttcttactggaatcaggactaactggaagtcaggacttaaggataccgggacttagattatcagaagataatatcagaagatggatatcagaacttaagtactggaggactaacagttaaggaaggaagctgatttataagaaagaagatcgagactaatacaagaagaagatatgcatggaaagagttagaggactagaagaattatataagatatctggttgatatattttaggagacagaattatattccatatcaactagaagttatcttgtaactgtgtgtctatataaacacaaacatatgtttactctataagagttacgatcatcgagaagatcatatattctaacctagcagttctcgtgatatttgttcatcactgagagagaacagttccattgtaacagagtttattattatatcgaatacatctattttctgttacttgtgctttaaatcgatttgattgtattctacattgtattcaacccccttctacagtgttgtgtgacctaacatatatgTATTGAACCAAacaatattatatttttttttgacTCCATggaatatttataaattattgcTCGATTTTTAACCATCTTCCTCTGTTTCTTTTTTCTTTGTTGCTACCGCACAGTACATCAATCATCTGTTTATGCGATCGCGGATAAGATGTTATACTCGATCTGTAATAGATTTCGATAGTGTTATAAAAATTTAGCCGGAGTACATCACTTTTAGTTCGTACAGATGCTGGTGTATTACCTTCTTCTTAGTGATGTTACATTTTTTTTGGGAGTGTGCTTGGTACAAGATTTTTGTGCGAACTAGCATTTTTAACTATGCTACTCATAGATTAATGAAGGAGAAGAATTTTTCTGTGTATGAAACCATTGAAGACTTCCTGCAAGATCATAACAATCGCATGCCTATAAGGTACACTTATTCACATATTAAGAAGTAATAAGGAAATACACTAGTATTTCTTTTCTTGTCTTTATCTACATTTTGTTTGTTTATCAATATCACTCCTAGTTGTTAGGATTGTAGGGTCATTTGGAATATTATTAACGTTGTTGTTGTCTTGTCTGGTAGCCAGACCATATATACCCTTTATAGGCTCTCCTGTAACCTCAGAACATTTCAATCTTATCCAAGACTAGATCTGGAAATTGGGTTCTCAGCTTTTCACCATAAAATATTTCTCTGCACTGCTATTTTAAAGCTTTTGTGATGCTTGTTTTCATGGTATCAGAACTTCAGCGCTAAGAGTTTTCGTTTGTTTTTGTTCACACCCAATCAAATCTTTACTCAATTTCAGAGCTTTTTCTTTTACAGTCTCATCATGACTGGTAGAGTCTCTTATCAAGATATGATGACACCTTTATTTCTTCATCGTTCAGACAATGCCAGTTCTATCCAGGTTGACAAGTTGCAAGGCTCATTTGATGTTACAGCTCCAACTGCAGAAGTTACTAAGTCACTCGAGGCTATTGAGTTACAAAAAGAGGAGCTTCGTCTCTTTCAGTTCTTGAATGGTCTTGATGATCAATATAACTCTCAGCGTAGTCAGTTGTTACTGCAATCTCCATTGCCCAATGTGGAACTGGCTTGTTCTGCTCTTGAACAAGAGGAGGCTCAAAGGTGTTTGTTGGGTCTAAACAAAGGAAGCAATGAAATGATGGCCATGTACAGTCGTTCTATTCCAGAAAAAACCCTTTTGTGCACTACCTGTGGTGGAAAAGGCCATGTCACTGAAAGATGTTGGAAAAATATTGGGTATCCTAGATGGCATCCCAAGCATCCTCAATACGCTGCGCAACCTCATAAACGTGGCACTAAGTGGAACAACAATGTTACAAAATCTGCCCCTGGTCCTAAATTTGCAGCTACTGTTCAAACTGAAGACACGAGCTCTACTCATGGTTTTACTCAACACCAACTAGCCCGGCTAGCCAAACTTCTACCTCAACTAACTGTGAGTCCTCCAACAACTTCAGAAACTGATGATGAAATTGATTACCATTTCTCTGGAATGCTGACCTGCAATACAGAGAAAGGGGATGTTAATGAATGGATAATCGATTCTGGCGCAACGGATCTTATGACTGGAAATGTTTGGGCTCTAAAAAATGCTTCTCAATTACCTGGAAATCAAAGCATCAATTTTCCTAATGGAGCAGGGATTAAAATTTCTCATAAAGGTCGGGTCTTCTTGATTTCAAACTTGGTGTTGCATAATGTTTTATGTGTGCCTTCTTTCAAACACAATTTGATTTCTGTGCAAAAACTCCTTAAAGAAAATAGCTGTGACATTCAATTCTTTGATACACATTGCATAATTACAGATAAGTTTAGTAAGAAGATACACACTGTTGGTCATGCTCGAAATGGTTTATACTATGTTGATACCTCTTTGCCTTTAAATCCCATGTGCCTATCTGTTGAAACTATAAAGCTAACCTACACTGATAAAGACATAGCATTGTGGCACCATAGACTAGGTCATGCCTCTCTTTCTAGCCTGAAATACATCCCAAAATTGAGAGGCTGTCACAGTACTAACCAGATATGTGTTTCTTGTCCCATGGCAAAACACACCAAACAACCATTTCCTCTGAGTGAGTCACATGCTGCATCAATCTTTGAGCTTCTTCACAAGGATATTTGGGGTCCATATAAAACCCCTTACAAATCaaaatattgatatttttttactTTAGTTGATGATTACTCGCGTCATACTTGGGTTTATTTGCTAGAGTCGAGATCTGAGGCCCTCTTACAACTTAAAGCTTTCTTGAATTATGTCTCCAACAAATTCAACAAAACTATTCGTACTATTCGATCTGAAAATGCTCTCGAGTTCACTCCTCTAGCTTGTCAACGGTTCTTTTCTGAGAATGGGATTGTGCAGCAAACCTCTTGCCCATACATGCCTCAACAAAACGCTCGTGTAGGGTGAAAGCATCAACACATTTTGGAGCTTGCACGCGCTTTAAGATTTCATTCTGGAATGCCTTTGGAAATGTGGGGTGCTTATGTTATGACCTCTGTACATCTGATCAACAAGCTACCTACTGCAGTTCTTGGAAATAAATCACCATATGCGATGCTACACAAAAAAGAGCCTGAATATGACAACCTCAGGGTATTTGGATGTCTGGCCTTCGCGTGTAATCCAGTGCACTCTAGTGATAAGTTTCAACACAGAGGGGTCCCCTGTGCCTTTGTGGGCTATCCACCCAACCAAAAAGGTTATCGACTTCTGAATTTGTAGACTAAACAGGAATTCTCATCTCGTGATGTGCTATTTCATGAGTCTATCTTTCCTTATCATCCAAACTCAACGTCAAACTTCATGACACCTGTTCCCCCATCTATGCCTATACCCACAACAGTTAATCCTAATGACATCTATGATCTGTCTCTTGACACTGACAACTCAAACTCCCCAACACCTCGGTCACAATCACAAAGGTCTGTTTCCTCTTCTTCTGACATTAATGAGTCGAATGATAATGACACGTCAATGTCTTCTGTTTCTCCTGTAAATGTCCCTCTTCGACGCTCCAATAGAACACATGTTAAACCAGTGTGGATGCAAGATTTTGTTACTTCAAAACAAACACACGCTGCTTCGAATCTGGCTCTAACCACAGTTGATAAACCATTCTATTGTTTCCTATTAACGGTAACAAAGCACCGGGGTCCCTATCATTTCAAAGAGGCTATGGTTCATGAGCATTGGGTTAAAGCTATGAATCAAGAGTTGATTGCTCTTGAGCTAAATGAGACTTGGGAGATAGTGCCCCTTCCACCTGGAAAGCATGTTATTGGGTCCAAGTGGATCTTCAAAATAAAGTTTTTACCTGATGGTTCAGTGGACAAACACAAGGCCAGGTTGGTTGTACTGGGATGTCATCAAAGACCAGGAGAAGATTATTTCGAAACTTTCGCACTTGTGGCTAAGTTCACCACAGTGCGAACTTTGTTGGCTGTGGCTGTAATGCAACAGTGGTTCACATACCAGATGGACGTCTCTAATGCATTCATTCACGGTGATTTGTCTGAACTTGTGTACATCAAACTGCCTAAAGGATACAAtcatttgggaagtagtataacACTCAACATGAATGTTGATATTCCCTCAAATAATCTCGTGTGTCGTTTGAAAAAGTCTTTATACGGGCTGCGTCAAGCACCCAGAACTTGGTTTTCTAAGCTGTCTAGTACGCTTCTTCAAATGGAGTTCAAGCAATCCAAAACGGACTATAGTTTGTTTAGCAAACACTCATCAGAGTCTATTACACTAATTTTGGTGAGTCTATTACACTAATTTTGGTGTATGTCGATGATTTGCTTCTTGCTGGAAATTGTATGAAAGTCATAAATGAGTTGAAGCAAATATTATCTAATATATTTCATATGTAGGACTTGGGTGAGCTGAGATAATTTCTTGGCCTGGTAATCAGTAATACCAATGAAGGTATATTTGTTAGTCAAAGGAAATACACTACAGATATTCTCAAAGAACACAATCTTCTCCAATCTTCTCCATGCTAATTTCTTGGCCTGGAAATCAGTAATACtaatgaaggaatatttgttagTCAAAGAAAATACACTACAAATATTCTCAAAGAACACAATCTTCTCCAATCTTCTCCATGCTAAATCACTGCAACTGCCTTTGGATTCTCACCAGAAACTAACTCCTGAACTGGGAGATCCTCTGCCAAACCAGGCATCTCCCCCTCTATGACAGGATACTGCATATTTTTGTTGAGTAACCAACTCATCTAAAATTTTAAGGTGTCTGATACCATGTTGAGAAACCAATTACTCTAGAATCTCAAGGTGTTAGAGAATGACATTTCCAGTATCTTATATTATTCTATCAATTACATACCTCAAATTTGCTGTTGCTAAATTAGTAAGGAAAAATGATGTACTCTCACCAAAGATCTATTAAAAATTCaatacataattttttttttttaaatctgacGAATTAACCTAAGATGaatgttaaaatatatatcaatCGCCATTCCCCGAGttcaaatagaaataaaataCATCAGTGGACATAGGCAATCTATGATCTACATACACAGGCAGTCTGTATGATACTCAGTAACAAAGTTCTGCATTGCCTCTTGACTATTAATTTTTTAGGTAGAGTGAAGGAAGCACACGGATATCTGAAATTACAACTGACTTGCATTACAAATTATGAGCCTTGTAAAAATGAAATCACACGACCAGTTAGATGACATTAACTGGCACTTAGATCATGATTTTCAAGACATGCAAGGGAGTTCTTGATCTGGCTCCTCTTGTGGACTCATGAATGATTTCAGAGGCATCACCAGAAGCTCAGAGTCTCCTTCAAGCATTTCAATAACTTTGTTCATTGAAGGACGCTCACTTGGTTTCATTTGTATACACCACATTGCTACAATTATCATCTTCTTTGCCAACTTCCTTTCATCCTCGGTAGAATCTTCCATTTCAATCTCCTTTCCTTTGCTCATTTGATCATAAATCCTGGAAGGGAAGTAATGTTGGCTAATTTGGTCCGCAGACTGATTTAAATTTCTCCTTTGCCCTGCCATTTCCATCAACAACATCCCAAAAACACctccaatatttttataaaataattctgGAGCCATGTAGCCCAATGTTCCCCTTGCAGCAGTCATAGTAACAATACTGTCATCAGTAGCACGTAACTTTGCAAGTCCAAAATCAGAAATTTTGGGGTTGAAATTTTCGTCAAGGAGGATGTTGTGAGGCTTTATATCAAAATGCAAAATTTGGATGTCACAACCTTGATGTAAATACTCAATACCACAGGCCACTTGATATGAAATCTCATAAATCTTCTCACAACTCAAAGTGTCTGTTCCTCCTCCTGGTAAAATGTATTTATCAAGAGATCCATTAGCCATGAACTCATAAATTAGAGCACGTTTTTTACCGTCAAAGCAAAAACCAACAAGTTTGACAATGTTAACATGATGGATCCTGCCGATGCTACCGACTTCGTTGATAAAATCGTGGTCACTAGCATTGGAGTTTCCTAATACTTTAACAGCTACAACAGTGCCGCTTCGAAGTTTGCCTTTATAAACTGTACCAAAGGCACCTGCACCCAGTTTATCACTGAATCCAGCGGTGATGTTCTTAATTTGTGAATAAGTGTACCTAATAGGCATCAGATTGTTTGGACCTTGCAAGAAGTCTTCAATGGTGTCATACACAGATAAATGTCTTCTCCGTAATTTATATCTTAGAAATGCAGATAACAATGCTATACCACACAAAAATCTTGCACCAAGACCAATCCCTACAAAAGATCTAAGACATCATCACCGAGAAGAAGGTAACACGAGCACAAGAGTGAAGTCTTAAGTTTAGTATCTTACCCGTCatcttaaatatatatatgtgatGTTCTGGCCAGAAGTGAAAACAAAATGATCAGAACAGAGGAAAATTGTTAACGAATGCTTATGTGTAGGACAGTAATAAATCAAATACTCACCCCTCAACCACCGTCAGATGAATATCAGGTTGGACCTCAGACCTAAGAAAATCAGTCATTTAATGCTGTGTTAAAAATCTAGGCTTACATAAAGGTGTATTAACCAAAAACTAAAACTAGATATATTAACTTTAAATTTCTTACCACAGTAAAATGAAATGCGTAGAATATAATCACAGGGACTGAAATCACAACTGAAGATTTCATTTTCATCTTGGACTGCCGAACAATATTCAGAAAAATAGCCAGGAATAGAACAATTGAGGCAATAAAAATAATGGAATGGAAGCTCAATTCCGTAAAAACTGTCGTGGCTTTCTTGAGTGTCCAAAAAAGACGTTTGATTAATGTTAGGCCACGCGCATGACACCCAAGTTGCTGTCTGAACCTTACAGTTGTTCTCTACTTCTGATGATTCCATATGTCCGATGACAACGTAGGAGGagactgatgatgatgatgagcaaGGAGGGGCAGGTATATATCTTGCAGAGGATTTCACAGGAGCTGGGCAGTCTATATATGTTATTGGCGTATTAAATTCCTGAATGGGGGAAATGATAGGCTTGGGAGAAGATCCAAGCGAAGTAAACATTAAGTTCGAGAAAGGATGAAGAGAACTGTTGGAGGAACAAATGTTGTTTCCATCGGCTAGCCCTGAATCAACCATTCGAATAGAAGACATTTCGTAATTAAGAGCCTCAACATAGAACTCATAGTCTTTCAATTGTAATAATGTACGATTGTTGTGGCAAGAGAGCTCATAGCTGAAATTTTGGCAATTATGCTGCTGCCCTCTGAGATAAAAGGGACAGCTTATGTTATAGATTTTACCACAAGAAAACGACGTTGGAGAAGAACTATCAGATGCAAATGTGTTACTGCTGCTGCAACTTACTGATATCAAACATGCTACAACAATGACCAGTAAAGAAGACGACGATGACATTGTTTGGAGCGGAACTGTGGATCAGTGCAATAATGATAGTAAAGTTGTAGTAGTGGAGCGTTTTTGACCCAAGCAGCAAGTTTTTCATTGTTTTTACACGTTAGAAGAAGATAACATATAATACAGGGAATGAAAAAACGTAGTGTTCAGATCTTGTAGCCATCTTCTTAATTTAATTATCAAAACGTTTCTTTCTCATTGCAGTAGTGTTCAAATTAGAGAAAAGATGATGGATAGCAAATAAATAATCAGCAAAGGATAGAAAATAGTAGATCTCAACACTTTTTAGCAAACTAAACAATGAAAAGAAAACATATGCAAGGTGTGCAGACTTAAAAATTGCAAAAAGAGAACGTGGGTGGGTCTGCACAGAGCAAGAAaaaagtattcaaagatctataATACGcatgatgtctaattgcattcTTCAAGTTAACTCATCTATAATGGTTCATCAAATGTTAAAGGTGGCTGTGGTTTTAATTGCCTGTAGTAGTGTCGTTGCGAGGCTGGAAGGTTCTGCAGAAAATGATAAGTGCAGGGTAACACGGTGTGGAGCAACCGAAATCCGGTTTCCTTTTCATCTTAAAGACGGGAATGACAATCACTGTGTTTTCCCAGCTGGCTTTCAACTCTCTTGCACTAGACTTCACGATGACCTTGCTCCGATTATGGAGTTTGAATACGAGGTGAACACCTCTCTTCCTGGACTCTACCTTTCCTTCTCTGTTCCGGCTTATGTAATTAGTATTGACTACAGATGGCGACAGCTCTATTTTGAATCTTCATCCCAAGATATCAGACAACACTACTACTACCCTC
This genomic interval from Apium graveolens cultivar Ventura chromosome 8, ASM990537v1, whole genome shotgun sequence contains the following:
- the LOC141679376 gene encoding rust resistance kinase Lr10-like, producing the protein MSSSSSLLVIVVACLISVSCSSSNTFASDSSSPTSFSCGKIYNISCPFYLRGQQHNCQNFSYELSCHNNRTLLQLKDYEFYVEALNYEMSSIRMVDSGLADGNNICSSNSSLHPFSNLMFTSLGSSPKPIISPIQEFNTPITYIDCPAPVKSSARYIPAPPCSSSSSVSSYVVIGHMESSEVENNCKVQTATWVSCAWPNINQTSFLDTQESHDSFYGIELPFHYFYCLNCSIPGYFSEYCSAVQDENEIFSCDFSPCDYILRISFYCGIGLGARFLCGIALLSAFLRYKLRRRHLSVYDTIEDFLQGPNNLMPIRYTYSQIKNITAGFSDKLGAGAFGTVYKGKLRSGTVVAVKVLGNSNASDHDFINEVGSIGRIHHVNIVKLVGFCFDGKKRALIYEFMANGSLDKYILPGGGTDTLSCEKIYEISYQVACGIEYLHQGCDIQILHFDIKPHNILLDENFNPKISDFGLAKLRATDDSIVTMTAARGTLGYMAPELFYKNIGGVFGMLLMEMAGQRRNLNQSADQISQHYFPSRIYDQMSKGKEIEMEDSTEDERKLAKKMIIVAMWCIQMKPSERPSMNKVIEMLEGDSELLVMPLKSFMSPQEEPDQELPCMS